In one window of Carassius auratus strain Wakin unplaced genomic scaffold, ASM336829v1 scaf_tig00214017, whole genome shotgun sequence DNA:
- the LOC113090762 gene encoding zona pellucida sperm-binding protein 4-like translates to MAGSWCLAQILVVCAFCHAVPQWSQSLQNAQALMIQQTDQQFQLQKPVQQLTNQQFLFQKPVPQQPKPQFPFQKPVPQQPKPQFPFQKPVPQQPKPQFPFQKPVPQQPKPQFPLQKPVPQQPKPQFPLQKPVPQQPKPQFPLQKPVPQQPKPQFPLQKPDQLDKCAVADSEQIQCGLPGISGAACEAINCCFNGQQCFYGRAVTVQCIRDGQFVVVVSRDVTLPRLSLDSVQLLGGNDPPCAPVGSTPSFAIYQFPVTACGTSVMEDGGYVVYENRMTSSYEVGIGPYGSITRDSHFEFLFQCRYSGTSVEALVVEVNSVPPPPPVAAPGPLRVELRLANGQCVTKGCAEGDEAYTSYYSDADYPITKVLREPVYVEVHIMERTDPNIVLMLGRCWTTSTPSPLSLPQWDLLIDGCPYQDDRYLTTLVPVTGSSGLQFPTHYKRFVVKMFTFVDPASLAALQETVFIHCSTAVCHPSSGSCEQSCTRKRRDTRIKAVSGEQTVVSSGEVTLVM, encoded by the exons ATGGCTGGAAGTTGGTGTTTGGCTCAGATTTTGGTGGTCTGTGCTTTCTGTCATGCTGTCCCACAGTGGAGTCAATCGCTTCAGAATGCTCAAGCTCTGATGATCCAGCAAACTGACCAGCAGTTTCAGctccagaagccagttcaacagctaactaaccagcagtttctgtttcagaagccagttccacaacaacctaagccgcagtttccgtttcagaagccagttccacaacaacctaagccgcagtttccgtttcagaagccagttccacaacaacctaagccgcagtttccgtttcagaagccagttccacaacaacctaagccgcagtttccgcttcagaagccagttccacaacaacctaagccgcagtttccgcttcagaagccagttccacaacaacctaagccgcagttccctcttcagaagccagttccacaacaacctaagccgcagtttccgcttcagaagccagatCAACTTGATAAATGTGctgtagctgattctgagcagatccaatgcggtctacctgggatcagtggtgctgcgtgtgaagctatcaactgctgctttaaCGGACAGCAGTGTTTCTATGGGAGGGCAG TGACTGTCCAGTGtattagagatggtcagtttgtggtagtggtgtctCGAGACGTTACCttgcctcgactgagtctggattcgGTTCAACTACTGGGTGGAAACGACCCACCTTGTGCTCCTGTGGGGTCTACACCTTCCTTTGCTatataccagttccctgtgaccgcatgtggcacgagcgtgatg GAGGACGGTGGATATGTGGTGTATGAAAACCGAATGACCTCAtcgtatgaagtggggattggaccatatggttccatcacaagggacagtcattttGA gtttctcttccagtgtagatattcgggaacttctgtggaagctctggttgtggaggtcaactccgttcctccacctccaccagtagccgctcctggacctctcagggtggagctcagactggccaatggccaatgtgtcaccaaaggctgtgctgaag gggatgaggcctacacgtcctactacagtgacgctgattatcccatcacaaaagtcctgcgagagcctgtgtatgttgaggtgcacattatggagaggactgaccccaacattgtcctgatgctggGACGTTGTTGGACTACTTCAACCCCCAGTCCACTCAGTctcccccagtgggaccttctgatcGACGG atgcccttaccaggacgaccgctatctgaccacactggttccagtgactggatcgtctggtcttcagttcccaacccactacaagcgctttgttgtgaagatgttcacatttgtagatccagcctcactggctgctctgcaggaaacc gtcttcatccactgcagtacagcggtgtgccatccatcatctgGCTCTTGTGAGCAAAGCTGCACCAGGAAAC GAAGAGACACCCGTATCAAGGCTGTCTCTGgggagcagactgtggtttctagtggagaagttactctggtcatgtaa
- the LOC113090767 gene encoding zona pellucida sperm-binding protein 3-like translates to MGLLQCLLVLVVLVVFDLKNAIGSLSSSQTSRVPVSSQVLGNTLQKASLFQSLDYRGFAQEPLGLQEKQVLQGPVKPLDWRFPIVPEVPSEMAVDFHLRQPVTPSSVAIQCGENRIHVEVQQDLFSNGELIQPSGLTLGGCPVVGLVPGSKVLFFENELQDCNSVLMMTKDELVYTFALTYTPEAFAGTPITRAGGAVIGVQCHYQRFQNVSSSALKPTWVPYASTEAGEEVLVFSLKLMTDDWSYERPSNSYFLGDVINVEASVKVYNHVPLRVFVDSCVATQVPDVNALPRYLFIENHGCLVDAKVTASSSRFMPRSQEDKIRFQLEAFMFQGGSSPSIYMTCVLKATLASAPSDALHKSCSFANGWLAADGNNQVCGCCDSTCGPDGGTAASPFGGLRWEGKASLGPVVVQEHKKTLAGLQ, encoded by the exons ATGGGTCTTTTGCAATGTCTGTTAGTGCTGGTTGTGCTTGTGGTGTTTGATCTGAAGAATGCTATTGGAAGTTTGAGTTCCAGTCAAA CTTCCAGAGTGCCTGTTTCTTCTCAAGTGCTCGGGAACACTTTGCAGAAGGCCTCTCTGTTTCAGAGTCTCGACTACAGAGGATTTGCACAAGAGCCTCTTGGTCTTCAGGAGAAGCAGGTGTTGCAGGGTCCAGTGAAGCCTCTGGACTGGAGGTTTCCCATTGTTCCAGAAGTGCCGAGTGAGATGGCGGTGGATTTCCATTTGAGGCAACCTGTGACCCCCAGTAGTGTAGCTATTCAATGCGGTGAGAACCGGATTCATGTGGAGGTACAGCAGGACTTGTTTAGCAATGGTGAACTGATCCAGCCATCTGGTCTGACTCTGGGAGGATGTCCTGTTGTCGGTTTGGTCCCAGGCTCTAAGGTGCTCTTCTTTGAGAATGAACTGCAGGACTGCAACAGTGTCTTGATG ATGACCAAGGATGAGCTTGTCTACACCTTTGCCCTTACCTACACTCCTGAGGCGTTTGCTGGCACTCCGATTACCCGTGCAGGTGGTGCAGTTATTGGAGTTCAATGCCACTATCAAAG GTTTCAAAATGTCAGCAGTAGTGCCTTGAAGCCAACTTGGGTCCCTTATGCCTCAACGGAGGCTGGTGAAGAAGTCTTGGTGTTCTCCCTGAAGCTCATGACTG ATGACTGGTCCTATGAGAGGCCTTCAAACTCTTACTTCCTGGGTGACGTTATTAATGTTGAGGCATCTGTGAAGGTATACAACCACGTCCctctgcgtgtgtttgtggacaGCTGTGTGGCCACCCAAGTACCTGATGTGAACGCCCTTCCGAGATATTTGTTCATTGAGAATCATGG ATGTCTTGTGGATGCCAAGGTCACCGCTTCCAGCTCGCGCTTCATGCCTCGATCCCAGGAAGACAAAATCCGGTTCCAGCTGGAGGCCTTCATGTTCCAGGGGGGATCCAGTCCTTCT ATCTACATGACGTGTGTTCTGAAGGCCACTCTTGCTTCTGCACCTAGTGACGCGCTCCACAAATCCTGTTCCTTTGCCAATGG GTGGCTTGCTGCTGATGGGAACAACCAGGTTTGTGGTTGCTGTGACTCAACATGTGGTCCTGATGGTGGAACTGCTGCTTCTCCTTTTGGAG GCCTTCGGTGGGAAGGGAAGGCCTCGCTCGGTCCTGTAGTGGTTCAAGAGCACAAGAAGACTTTAGCTGGTCTTCAATAA
- the LOC113090764 gene encoding zona pellucida sperm-binding protein 3-like — MGLLQCLLVLVVLVVFDLKNAIGSLSSSQSPKSKKHQSYPASRVPVSSQVLGNTLQKASLFQSLDYRGFAQEPLGLQEKQVLQGPVKPLDWRFPIVPEVPSEMAVDFHLRQPVTPSSVAIQCGENRIHVEVQQDLFGNGELIQPSGLTLGGCPVVGLVPGSKVLFFENELQDCNSVLMMTKDELVYTFALTYTPEAFAGTPITRAGGAVIGVQCHYQRFQNVSSSALKPTWVPYASTEAGEEVLVFSLKLMTDDWSYERPSNSYFLGDVINVEASVKVYNHVPLRVFVDSCVATQVPDVNALPRYLFIENHGCLVDAKVTASSSRFMPRSQEDKIRFQLEAFMFQGGSSPSIYMTCVLKATLASAPSDALHKSCSFANGWLAADGNNQVCGCCDSTCGPDGGTAASPFGGLRWEGKASLGPVVVQEHKKTLAGLQ; from the exons ATGGGTCTTTTGCAATGTCTGTTAGTGCTGGTTGTGCTTGTGGTGTTTGATCTGAAGAATGCTATTGGAAGTTTGAGTTCCAGTCAAAGTCCAAAAAGCAAGAAGCATCAATCATATCCAGCTTCCAGAGTGCCTGTTTCTTCTCAAGTGCTCGGGAACACTTTGCAGAAGGCCTCTCTGTTTCAGAGTCTCGACTACAGAGGATTTGCACAAGAGCCTCTTGGTCTTCAGGAGAAGCAGGTGTTGCAGGGTCCAGTGAAGCCTCTGGACTGGAGGTTTCCCATTGTTCCAGAAGTGCCGAGTGAGATGGCGGTGGATTTCCATTTGAGGCAACCTGTGACCCCCAGTAGTGTAGCTATTCAATGCGGTGAGAACCGGATTCATGTGGAGGTACAGCAGGACTTGTTTGGCAATGGTGAACTGATCCAGCCATCTGGTCTGACTCTGGGAGGATGTCCTGTTGTCGGTTTGGTCCCAGGCTCTAAGGTGCTCTTCTTTGAGAATGAACTGCAGGACTGCAACAGTGTCTTGATG ATGACCAAGGATGAGCTTGTCTACACCTTTGCCCTTACCTACACTCCTGAGGCGTTTGCTGGCACTCCGATTACCCGTGCAGGTGGTGCAGTTATTGGAGTTCAATGCCACTATCAAAG GTTTCAAAATGTCAGCAGTAGTGCCTTGAAGCCAACTTGGGTCCCTTATGCCTCAACGGAGGCTGGTGAAGAAGTCTTGGTGTTCTCCCTGAAGCTCATGACTG ATGACTGGTCCTATGAGAGGCCTTCAAACTCTTACTTCCTGGGTGACGTTATTAATGTTGAGGCATCTGTGAAGGTATACAACCACGTCCctctgcgtgtgtttgtggacaGCTGTGTGGCCACCCAAGTACCTGATGTGAACGCCCTTCCGAGATATTTGTTCATTGAGAATCATGG ATGTCTTGTGGATGCCAAGGTCACCGCTTCCAGCTCGCGCTTCATGCCTCGATCCCAGGAAGACAAAATCCGGTTCCAGCTGGAGGCCTTCATGTTCCAGGGGGGATCCAGTCCTTCT ATCTACATGACGTGTGTTCTGAAGGCCACTCTTGCTTCTGCACCTAGTGACGCGCTCCACAAATCCTGTTCCTTTGCCAATGG GTGGCTTGCTGCTGATGGGAACAACCAGGTTTGTGGTTGCTGTGACTCAACATGTGGTCCTGATGGTGGAACTGCTGCTTCTCCTTTTGGAG GCCTTCGGTGGGAAGGGAAGGCCTCGCTCGGTCCTGTAGTGGTTCAAGAGCACAAGAAGACTTTAGCTGGTCTTCAATAA